From the Chelonoidis abingdonii isolate Lonesome George chromosome 4, CheloAbing_2.0, whole genome shotgun sequence genome, the window GCAGGCTGAGAACTCACGGTCTTCCCCAATGAGATCTCGCTGAGTCTTTGACGTGAGCAGTGTTAGCTAATAGCGCCACCTTTTGGTCAAGCAGGAGTAACAAAAGTGATCTCTGACTAGAGCTCAGTACAGCCCTCCTGAATGCAGAAGAGGGAGCTTATTTGTTAGGCGTTCAGGAGGGTTCAGATCTGAGACAGCCAGTCTCTCCTGCCCAGGCCCCTCTGccagtgccatgtgaaaggggAGCCCGATGACCTGCTTTCTCACAGTAGTACATGAAATCCTGTTAGCTAATCAGCCCCTGTACTATCTCTGATTCATGCATGTAGGTGAGGGGGCAACCTTAAGAGCAGCTACTCATGCTTGAGGCTCTGATGATCTTTAATGGTCACTAAAGGATATATGGACTGAGGAGAAGGGCATCCCATCCATCACAGTCTGCAGCTCTCCACATTCTGCCTTCCTGGCTGGAAGAAAAGTCAAACTTTCCATTTCAGCGGTGTTAAGGGACATTGGATATTGCTGGTGTCTCATGACTGATGACTTCAATTTGACTGCACTCCAAGGTAGATCTAGGGACTCTTGAGAAGACCTGTCTGGGGAACAGGCAATTCTATGAGAGCTGCTGTTCCAGTGGCCATTTTGACTGTACTCTAGTAGCTGGCTAAGAATCTCTTTTTCTTGAACTTGAGAAGTCATGACCAAGGGGTAATTCATGTTAGGTACATGGCAAGGTTTTCTAGCCATTCTTGAACTGATTGGGTGAACATGAAAGTCTGGACACTTATCCATGACTAGTGACAAGGCCTCTGTATGGCCTTCAGTCAGTGAGTTTACCACATTTTGAGAGGAAGCCCCAGGAAGCCATTTTCTGATAGAGTATTCCTCAGCGGCAAAATCCTCTCTTCTACTGTCTGGCGCTGAGATTGGGAGGCTGTTGTACAGCTGAGCCAGATGGCCTGATGGCTTGGACAATACTTTTTTCAAAACCATGTCCACAGCCTGAGATACCACTGTGGCTAGCTCATGCTTTAATGTCTCAGAAAAGGTTCTTTCTTCAGAGGACAGTTCACCCAGATCCCCTATTCTCCTTTCTTCTTCTGACACTTTGTGGCCTTCCATCTCTGAGATGCTCCTccaaagaagagttctgtgttgGTCACTGGTAGCAGCCTGATAGCTTTCATCTAGACTGTCTCCACACTTCCCCTTCAGTAAGTGCATCGTCTTCTCCATCCCTTTGTGGCTTTGATCTGAATCACTGAACTCATAAACCTGCAAGAATTTCTCTTGAAGatgcttcagctgctgctgcaaaacTTGAAGCTGTTCCCTCAGTTGGCGGCACTCCTCTGCCttggtgctgctcctgcctcttcctgcaagCTGTGCTACATGTGGGCTTTGCTGCTGGGGAAGCTTCTGCTTTCTCTTGTTCTCCCTGTACTCGCTTCTTTTCTCCACAGGGcattctctgtctctttcctcaTTGGTACCAAGTGCGGTAGGGTTTGGTGAGAGGCTCATACCTCGGATAATGCTTTCCACTCTGGCTCTCTTAGCTCGTAAGTGTTCATTATAGAACTGGTCTGTGTCACCAAAACTGGAGATTGGAGTGTAGCACAGAGGGGAGGCCAGGGTTGGTGTCCCTTCCCTAAAAGATGGGCAGTCCCTGGCTTCCTGGGGTGATTCTGTTGTCTGcgaggaagggaaaaggaagtTTGGATCCAGTCCCCTGTTAGCAATTGTCTGGCTGAGGAGTTGTGATATGATGGACACACTGGGGGAAGAGAACAATGAGTCTCTTTGGAGAAAGGGCTCTTCTTTCTGCCCACCTGAGTGTCCTGAACTCGAGCTATCCCCATCCTGCTCAGAGACACAGCTCCCATTCATAGTTTTTTCCACTCTTGAAGATGAAGAGTTGCCACTCAACAGCTGCCACTCGGCAGTTGTTTTGATGATGGTACTTCTTATACAGGAATACCCTAGGACTTGGGAACTGCTGTTGTGCCAGCTGTTTCTGAGAGCTGGAGCTGAGAAAAGAGCAAGAAATGTTACCCAATGAACTCTACTGTATCAGCTCTTCATTTTTGTGGGAACAGTTCCCTCACTGATTCCCTGTGATCGATTCCCTGTGACCTTCCTGCTCAGTGGTAACCCACTTTACCCACCAGTGCTGAAAAGCCTCCAGCCAGTTAAAAACGTGAGCTTACCTGTTATACAATGCAAGACAGCACGAGCACACCTTCCTGGTGCTCGGGACAGTACGAGTGCTCCCCATTCAATATATGATCATGCATGGTTTGGGCCCAGGTTCTCTCTCCAGTCATAGTATTTGCATCCCCAGGAACAGTGGAACTGTCAGCTACAGCATGCAGAACTTTCTGAGCAGACAGCCTGTAGCTTTGGATTATCCTTCCATGAAAGGTTAAAATGATCACAAATCTCATTGCTGCCTTCCTTGCCAGACTTttcaataaataatattaaatgtCTTATACACCCTTCCCCACAATCCAGAGCAAGAGAATCCTAGACAATGTGTGCAACGTAAATGCCTAAAGAGAGACAGAAGATAGGTAGATAGACAGAACCACAAAACAGCATTGGTTAGACTACTTGGCAGACCCATGGACTTctgtaaggcactcagatacaGTGGTGATGAGCATACTGTACATACCCAGATAGATTTCAGATCCAAACTCTGTTTCAACCAAGCATCAGCGTTGGTAGAGGTTCTCTGAGGTGCCCCTTAGCTCAAgaaagggagctcagggctgtatCCTAGAAGTTCCTCAGCTTGAGGTGGGTGTTGTAAGAAGGTAGCATTTATGGATTCGCTTCAGCTCAGCCTATCCTGGCTTTACTCACATTGCAGAAAACCCCTTCTGAATCACTCTGAAAGGAGAAATCTGACTGCTCCTCTTGAGCCCCACATCTTTGTGTTTCAGTGCTCACTTGTGCTGTTGAATACATCCAGCATTCAGTGCATCTCTACATCTCACAAGGCTTTTCCACATCTGAGGCTGTGGCAACTGGAGAATAGACATGTGCCTAATCTCTCTGCGGTGGCCTCACTACTCCATCCTTCCCAGGGTCTGGATACGTGAATACTGATGTTCAGAAAGTGACTGAGGATTTTACATGTGTTTGCACTATCATCCACATAGTGTAGGACAGGGGATTTTGCCTCTGCCTGAAACATACAGGTATCAGACATTACACTCAACTCAGTTTGAATAGCCAGCTCCTCAGTACACTCATTAGTAGCATATAAATATATCTGAGGCTGGGCACAGATGGTGCCTGGTTCTGCCAGCATTGGGCATCTGAATGCACCCACAGCTGAGCACAGCTGGTTCCTGAGTAAGATGACTGTCAGCACTGGGCACCCAGGCATACACACATTCAAGCAGGACTAGTGCTTGGGTAAGAAGGGTCTGACACACACAGACCCAGGTACCACTCAGCATCAGGCTCGgaagagctgcagagctggcagtgcTACCCAAAAGTTTCAGTGATCCAGAAGCAGTGACACTCTATAATGTTGCCTCCAGTTATCAATGTACATTAGAACTAAGGAGTTAAAACAAtgctttgcattttatttctaggagcttttttttaaagaaaaggaaaatgaaaggagTGGGGTAGGGAGGATTAGAGGAGCAGAGTATAAGCCATTCACCTGGCAGTTAGGAGTATAAGAACTAACATACCAGATAAGAGCTTTGCTCCAACTAGTCAGTACCTTGTCTCTGAccatggccagtaccagatgggtcagaggaagatgcaagaaaccttgTAATGGACAATTACAGAATAACCCACCCATAGGGCTTTTTCCTTTTAACCCTCAGTTCATGGCTGGATTACATTCTGAACCAGGAGGGTTTATATTGTGATTATGTATCCCATAAtactttatgggaatatgacataactggagtatgttttatgctacatgtgTCATGTAActtatctctgtaaaggttatggtctactgaatctattcatcctatttgtacacatatatcatttttgtacttgacataatgaatattggctgtatgcttgcttgatttggtcagcttctttagaaaggaatttgcaaagttaagtgcccaatcaagaagcacttaaagaacaatggatcttggaatgctccaatccacataagaagtcttcttGAGACGTTCAAGGTAGCGtgtgaaccatggctgctacctgtagttctgagtcatgcatggacatgtgacttgcccatgtgactccaaaactccatcttggagctagactttgcataggagcgaagagggggtctccacccacaagagaaagtctatttcaAGCCCTGGGAGAcacctccatttggtcttcagctggctaaagagagagcctctccacccccaaagatacctgaaagaaactggaacaaaggacagtaactacagggggtgagtgattgctggacccagactagcaggagactagtctgtaaaaataagcttactggaactggtgagatgTTATTTGTATTAAGTTTCTTAGtcatagacttgcgtgttctattttattttacttggtaattaactacttgaaaccacttaaatcctacttcatgtatttaataaaaccactttttacttattaattaactcagagtatgtgttaatacctgggggaggggggcaaacaactgtgcatatctctctatcagtgttatagagggtgaacaatttatgagcttATCCTGTctaagctttatatagggtaagacagatttatttgggattagaccccactgggaattgagcatctgagtgttaaagacaagaacacttctgtgagctgctttcagttaagtctgcagctctggggcaagtaattgagaccctgggtctttgttgaagcagacgggcatgtctggctcagcaagacagggtgctgtgatcctgagctggcagggaaagcaggggcagaagtagtcttggcacatcacttggcagttcccaagggggtttctgtgatccaatccatCACATATATTACTtctaaccatttaaaaataatatctaATATGTCAGTAGCTGTTGTTATTATCCTCGAAACATCTGATCCTTTTTGGAATAATACTAAGGTCGTCTACTCAATGCTATCTTGGGGCAGTGAATCCCACAGGTTAATTATGGATTGTGTAAGATATATGTCCAGTTTCCAGCTGgttgccttttaatttctctGAACATCCCTTTGCTCTTATATTATGAGAAAGGGTAAATAGGAGTGCTGGATTTACCTTCTCTAAATCATGCATTATTTTGCACACCTCTAGCATATTGCCTCTCTAAATTGAAGAGTCCTGTCTTTTCCGTCTCTCTTTACTCTTTGCCACTCATCACTTTGCTCACCCGCCTCTGAACCCTTTCTACTTCTGCTATATCCCTTTGAGACAGGGTGACCAAAACTGAGCAGCGCTCCAGGGAAGGGCATACTATTGATTTATGTGCCATTCCTTTTGCAGCTCCATTGAGCTTTTTCCTGAGTGTTAACAGTAcatgtagaccagtggttcccaaactttaacagcctgtgaaTGCCtgtcactaaaatgtcaagtctcgcgaaccccctcctcaaaatgaatatttccagggattttctcctttacctgagtataaattataaaaaccgtgatcttggaaatataaaatttgtttttatgacatacttattacacactatttattaacaACTAtcatttatcattacagtatttttattacattatgaaaatggcaacactatTCCAAGATCTCAtgttcatagcttgtatcactttgaataagcctgttataagacaaggctcccaTGTTTCATCAacgagtatcagatgtgaaacagcatgaaggtatttaaaaagccaactcaaagagttcctcctacacaagcattcaggtcttgagcagtccaggcaaacaacgcacgttacaacaaagctcaaacttgttcttcataataattttaaaagcaatactagctgcctatttaattttaaaaacagcaaaaaatatccacctcctttctatttcttataaggagtcttgaagtttaaatctcctcagtgtgatagatatgcttgctttgatctgcttagttcttggaagtccaggggctccaggctgccagccccatgctgcccggggtccctagggacagctctgtccagcattagggaattttttcccaagaacccccaTAATATTTCGTGAACCCCCATGGGTTCataaaccccagtttgggaaccactggtgtagacccTACCAGTGTGGGAGAGTAATTCAGATCATTATTTCCTATGTGTCAAAAGTGAGTTTCATTTGTGATCATGCTACTCATTCACTCGGCTGTGTTTGGTTGCTCTGAAGTTTCTCGCTGTCTTCTCTAGATGTGACTAGCCTAAATATCTTAGGGGATGTCCACACTGGAGCCAGGATCGAGCCTGTCAGCCCAGGGAGACAGACTCGTGTTAGCTGGGCTCGAGCTAGCATGCTAAGAATTGCTGCAGAGGCTCAGgtagccacctgagctcagacccagggtAGCTAGAGCACCACGAGGGTGCGTCTGTCTATCCAAGCAGGGAAACTCACtcccctctgcagtgaagacacacctTTTGTGTTATCAGCAAATGTTGCCACTCCACTgttctccctctcttccacagCATTAATAAATATGTTCACCAACTCTCGGAGCCTTTTTGCCCTGCTAGAAATTTACCATTTAGTCCTactctgtgggcttgtctacactacctgctgtaTCGGTGGGCAGCAATCAgtccagtggggatcgattttTTGTGTGTAGTATAGGTGCGATAAATCGGCCtctgagcgctctcctgtcgactccggtactccaccagaacaggAAGTGCAAGCGGAGTTGACAGACGAGCGTCAGCTGTTGACTtaacacagtgaagacaccgcggtgagtagatctaagtacatcgacttcagctacgctatgcatgtagctgaagtcgatgtacttagatctactcaccgctatgcatgtagctgaagttgcgtatcttagatctaCCCCGAGTGGTATTGTAGACAAGTCCTTTGGTTCCAAtctctacactacagccaggattGACACTCCGAGATCGATCCACCagtggttgatttagtgggtctagtaaagacccaccaaatcaactgcagattgctctccagttgacccctgtactctactctggacgagaagagtaaggtaaatcGAAGgaagagtttctcccatcgaccccccatggtaactcgacctaaggtacgtcgactccagctatgttattcacatagctggagttacATAGCATAGGTTGATTTACTGCGGTAGTGTACTTTGCCTGTCACCCAATGACTGTTTAGTTTTCTTAACAACCTCTTGTGAGTGGCTTagtcaaagttttttttaaaggtttttgtaAGTTATAGCAAccatttctcttttctccccctgCTGTTTTGCTGACAAACAGAATCTGTGTGGCATTACAGACGCCCTGCTATTTTACCAAATCATATGCTCATCTAGGCATTTTATCATTCTgtctttcataagaacataagaatggccatattggttcagaccaaaggtccatctagcccagtactgtctaccaacagtggccaatgccaggtgcttcaaagggaatgaacagaacaagtaatcatcaagtgatccatcccgtcacccattcccatgATAATTCCAATCTGTTTACCTGGGACTAAAGTAAGGATCACTGGTATGTAATTCCCAGGATCACCCCTACTaacctttttaaagatagactCAACATTTTATACCCCTCCAGTCCTCTAGTATAGGAGCTGATTTTAATAAAGCCATATATAATTCCTATATTTGCATAGTTCAGCCACTTCTTTCCTTAGCTTTTTCAGACCACTTGGGTGTATGGCATATGTACTGGAGCCTTGTTCTTTAATGTATCAGTTTGCTTCAGAATCTCCTTTTTTTGGcacttcacccccccccccacacacacacagtgcctcaTCTTTTTTACCTGAAAAGATAATGTCAAGGATCTTACAAACTCCTTAAACTGAAGCTTTCTTGCTTTAGACACCAAGGTGATAGACTCCTTGTAAATACAATAGATATCTATTGAGCTGGCCCTAAACTTTTAACTTGTCCAAAAATACTAGAATCAGCTTTTCCCATTAACCTAAGATGCTCTTTCCCCACAAAGAGTCAGAGAGTGGGACACAAGCTCTCTGTTTCAACctatttctctccctcctggaaagctCCCTAcacctcctcatcttcctttGGAATGAGGGGTTTTGTAAATGCTCATGGTCACCTTTTAAGCCTTGTATCAGAGAACTGATGGAGCAGGGCTGTATGCACTCTGTGACTCACCTGTGCATCCCAGGAGTGCTAACTAGGGGAACTGAGCATTTGCTGATTGTCTTGAAGGGGCCCTTTCTAGCTGGGTTGCCTTTTGGCTGAACTTTCGCaggggtactggaacaatttttatagtgggggtgctgataaTGGAGACCATGtatttgatgtttgtttttactACTTCAAGTCAggaggtgtggcagcacccctagttccagcagcaCTAAATTTTCATGGTTTTCTTCAGTCTTTCTATAGCCCATGAGGGGTTTGACACACATGAGGAGTGCCCTGTGCACCAGCAGCCATTCGCCAATGAGCTACGCAGAACCAAAAAATAGCCTCAGAAAGAGCAGTATTGGAGGGATGAGGCCAGAGGCTGCATTTCTGGGGCTTGGCAGAATCCCTCCATTCACTCACCTCAAGGGGCCCAGGGGACAAGCTGAGGAAAATTTTCAGATCCCTACCATCAAAGCATCTGCTCTTAGAAGCAGAATGTACTCTGCACCCTGACTTCCATGGCAGATGGAGACACCTTGCCCACTCCCTTCTCATTCAGATACACTGGATTCTTCAGCAAGGAATGCTGCTTTTCCAGGACCCAGGGCAACTCTGCTGCACACAGGGGTGtcctccactgctgctggggATGACTCCAGCTCACCTACGTTCATTGAGCATACCAGCTTTTTTCAGCCTTTAAGACCGAGGCAACCTCAGGCACTGAGGGACAACCAAAAtgctttgggaggggaggggaagggaaggagtctCAAGTCAGTGCCCCCTACCTCTTGCAATGTACATATTAATGCCCTGGAGTTCAGGGTTGGTCCCGGTCAGTGTTTATGGCAATGGAGGTCCTGCCCTACTTGTACATTAGATTTGGGTGAATTGTTCTTGCCATTTCCCTGTCTGAACCCTCAGCTCCTTCATCACATTAATTAGtagatgtttgtaaagcactctgtaCATGCTGAGTGTTACTACTAGCTACCCAGGCTTCTTTacaagaaggggagaaaaaaaacccaaatgaggCTACTCAGAATGCAGCTGGCCACCACCCCAAGAACAAACAACCTAAATGGCTGGACACCCCCCAAACATCCCCAAGAACAGACTCCCCCAACAACCAGACTACCCTCAACACCTCCTGAAAATACCCTCCTTTAACCAGATTATACCCCCAACTTCCCAAACAAGCATCTGCAAACCTCCTCAGAAGTGCCATATATTCTGCAAACCCTCCCCATGGAGAGACTCCCCAAAATTTTCCAGTTCCCTGAATAGGAACCAGCTtagtctctctcct encodes:
- the PROX2 gene encoding prospero homeobox protein 2, which encodes MNGSCVSEQDGDSSSSGHSGGQKEEPFLQRDSLFSSPSVSIISQLLSQTIANRGLDPNFLFPSSQTTESPQEARDCPSFREGTPTLASPLCYTPISSFGDTDQFYNEHLRAKRARVESIIRGMSLSPNPTALGTNEERDRECPVEKRSEYRENKRKQKLPQQQSPHVAQLAGRGRSSTKAEECRQLREQLQVLQQQLKHLQEKFLQVYEFSDSDQSHKGMEKTMHLLKGKCGDSLDESYQAATSDQHRTLLWRSISEMEGHKVSEEERRIGDLGELSSEERTFSETLKHELATVVSQAVDMVLKKVLSKPSGHLAQLYNSLPISAPDSRREDFAAEEYSIRKWLPGASSQNVVNSLTEGHTEALSLVMDKCPDFHVHPISSRMARKPCHVPNMNYPLVMTSQVQEKEILSQLLEYSQNGHWNSSSHRIACSPDRSSQESLDLPWSAVKLKSSVMRHQQYPMSLNTAEMESLTFLPARKAECGELQTVMDGMPFSSVHISFTFLAPLVHVLSQFNRCITSQLIKWFSNFREFYYIQMEKFARQAILEEVTDSKHLMVSRDSELFSTLNMHYNKGNDFEVPDRFLEVASMTLREFFSAVRAGKDSDPSWKKPIYKIISKLDSDIPDMFKSSRCLQELLQS